TTATCATGAAGTAGATTCGCAGCTAAATTATTCATGATATAATCTTCATATCTTAACAATGTATTTTTCTTTAGATCAATAGGTCCAATAAGTAAGTCTGATATATATATTAATTTTTCAATATCATAACAGTATCCTGCTTTTAGTGGAATAATGTTTCTACCGTGAATGTTTAGCATATCTAATTCATCTTTGAAAGATTTAATTTTAAGGCATCTTTCATCCACTAATATTGGAACTTCATTATATCCTTCTATCTCATTAATCAAGCATAATTTAGATAATATTTCCATGTTGAAATGAAAATAATTAAAAGAAGCATTTGATAAAAGCATTATACCTTCTTCAATTTTCTCATTTGATTTTTCATAGTAAGCTAAAGTAACATTCTTATCCGCAAAATATACATTACTCACTGATAAATTAAATCTATTTTCATGATCCCTTAGTGGTAAATCATAAATACAATTATCATTTTCATCAAAAATTATGCTATTTTCACCAACTAAGTTTACATTATATAATTCAGCTATATAAATTTCTGGAAATTTAACATTTATATAATTATTAACCTCAGTATTATCTCTATAATCTGGTATATAATTTTTCTCGGAATGTTCCTTTTGTTTAATAGAATACTTGAAATTATGAATATTACAATATTCTTTACATGAAATATTATTTAATCTTCTATCAATGCTCATTTGTTAGCGCCTCCTGCTTTAGCATATAGGTAAGGTTTAGTGCTGCAAATTGAATTATTTATTTTAACTTTTCATTTTTTAACCATTGTTCATATCCTAAGTTTGCCCAAGGCATTCCTCTGGAAAAATTATATTTCCAAGGATAAACTTCTTGTCCTGTAAGTTTATTTTTTATATCTTTAGTTAAACATATTTTTTTTGCTGGATTTCCAGCTACTACTGTTTCTTTTTCAACATCTTTAGTTACTATGCTCCCGGCACCTATTAAGGATTCCTCTCCTATATTTACTCCGGGTAGAATTATGCTTCCAGCAGAAACTACTGCATAATCTTCTATAGTAGAGCCTATTATATTTTGTGAGGGTGGGGTAGGATCATTAGTTAATATTACATGTGGAAAAATCCAAACAAAATTTTTTATTACACTTTTCTCACCTACGAATACATTGCTATGAAGACTAACATAATTTCCTATGATACATTCTTCCTGAACATCAGAGGAGGTTCCAATTCTAACATTGTTACCTATTAGCGAACTTTCTCTAATAGTTACTCTATGGCCAGTTTGAAAGTTATTTCCTATAGTTGTATTACCATAAATAATTGTTTCACTCCTAATTAATGCATTTTCTCCGATGATTAAAGGATGAATCTTATTTATTCTATCAGAATAAAAATTCATTAAATACTCTCCAAGAATACATCTTGCTCCTATAAAACTTCCTTTTTTTATATGAACGTTATCTCTTATTATTACTCCATAGTCTATAAAACAATCATCTTCGATTATTACATTATCACCAATAGTGACATTATCTTTTAGTTGTGCAGTTTTAGCTATTTTGTTATTACTCACTAAACTCCTCCTTTTAAACAGCATTTTTAGCATATATATTTAGAGTTATTTTCAGTATCTTTCAAGTACATTTTATGAATATTAGCAAAAAGTGTACCTTACTTATATATGAAAATATATTTGTATGGACAATTTCATGAAATAAAATATAAAAATTGAATAATTGTTATAAAAAAATAAGTTATCTAATATCTAATAATTTAATATTATAAAGTAAGTATTATTTATTAATAGTTAAAGGGATGATATTTATGAATTTATGTTATATAGAAAAAAGTTTTAAATATTTAAATTTGTTAAAAATGTTTGTAAAAAGCACTGTTAATATAAAAGCAATTAAATGTATTGAAGACTTAAAAAGTGAAGATTTGCTAATAATATCTAATGAGTATGCTAATTATGAGCAATTAGTTAAAGATTCACCTAATATCCTTATATGGGAAAATATATATAGACAGTTTTATAATTATTCAATTAATAGATATATGTCAAATTATGATTTTTATCATCTGAAGTATTCTTTAAAAAAGGCAATAAAACCTGATATTGAATCTATTGTTGTAGGTTCATCATATGCTTTGTTTGGAGTTGAAGAGAGTATCCTAAACAGTCCTTGTGTTAATTTGGCATTAGCTTCTCAAGATATTTATTATGCAACCCTAATTGGGCAATATGTAATTAATAAAAATAAGAATATTAAAAAAGTATTTATTGGAACAGGTTATTATTATTTTTATAGTGATTTATCTCTCACTCAAGGAAGCGAAATAATGCGAATAGCAGATATTTATTATCCTATATTTGGAGATAGGCATAATTGCAAGGATTTGCCCAAAAGTCAAAACACAATTTTAAATGAAGATGAAATATTTAATATTGAAAAAATAGTTGATATCTTTTGCAATGAGTTATTTGAAGAAGTTAAAGGTAAATATTTTACTGATGCAAGAGATAGATTTAAACTTAGAATGGTATTTAGAGGAACATGGGATCAAAAATGGTTTGAACTTGATGATATTTTGCAAGAAGAATCTGCATATGAAAGGGTAAAGTCCCATAATAAAGCGATTATGTATTTAGATTCATATAAAGAAAATATAAATATTCTTAATTCATTTGTATCGTTTTGTAACAAAAGAAAAGTTAAAGTTTATATGATGGCATTTCCAAGCACACGATTTTATAAAAAATACCTTTTAAAAGATTATAAAGAATCTTATATGTCAGCTCTAAATTCAATTGACGGAGACATTCAGTTTATTGATTTTAATGATTTAGATATCTTTGATGATAAAGATTTTGTTGATATGGATCATTTAGATAAAAGTGGTGCAATTAAGATTTCAGAATTTATAAATAACTTAAACTTGTAGATAATAATATGGACTAATATGGTATCGCCAACATTTCTGACAAAACCCATGCTAAGAAATTTTATGGATTATTCCTGAATTCAATGGTCTCAACTTATTAAATTCAGGAATATTTTTAGTATAGAATATTTATATATATTATATTTTTTATTGCCAATCTCTGAATGATATATTGTATTATTTATTTCATCTATACCAAAATCAGAATACCTTCTATTTTCCCTAGAAAAAATGTTTTTAACAGATTTCTTA
The window above is part of the Clostridium saccharoperbutylacetonicum N1-4(HMT) genome. Proteins encoded here:
- a CDS encoding glycosyltransferase family 61 protein translates to MSIDRRLNNISCKEYCNIHNFKYSIKQKEHSEKNYIPDYRDNTEVNNYINVKFPEIYIAELYNVNLVGENSIIFDENDNCIYDLPLRDHENRFNLSVSNVYFADKNVTLAYYEKSNEKIEEGIMLLSNASFNYFHFNMEILSKLCLINEIEGYNEVPILVDERCLKIKSFKDELDMLNIHGRNIIPLKAGYCYDIEKLIYISDLLIGPIDLKKNTLLRYEDYIMNNLAANLLHDNLSINGTASRKLFMSRKNCLGTRLLLNQDKIEQIFKEYGYEIIYPEIMSFQDQLKIFSEAEFIAGASGAGFTNILFANKSVKIICILPKEIKLSCYSNIAGVLGQQCYYLDAKIHYNPNIVLYQNSFELDEEYLRKFLKDM
- a CDS encoding N-acetyltransferase; this encodes MSNNKIAKTAQLKDNVTIGDNVIIEDDCFIDYGVIIRDNVHIKKGSFIGARCILGEYLMNFYSDRINKIHPLIIGENALIRSETIIYGNTTIGNNFQTGHRVTIRESSLIGNNVRIGTSSDVQEECIIGNYVSLHSNVFVGEKSVIKNFVWIFPHVILTNDPTPPSQNIIGSTIEDYAVVSAGSIILPGVNIGEESLIGAGSIVTKDVEKETVVAGNPAKKICLTKDIKNKLTGQEVYPWKYNFSRGMPWANLGYEQWLKNEKLK